One genomic window of Cellulophaga sp. Hel_I_12 includes the following:
- a CDS encoding GH3 auxin-responsive promoter family protein — translation MPIPLFNSIASWLLKKRYHQIELFLKYPAEVQEEVLMQLLSFARDTEFGKKHGFSGILSYQTFKNRVPIISYEELEPDIERSRRGEQNIFWPTHIKWFAKSSGTTNAKSKFIPVSTEALEDCHYKSGKDLLCLYLNNNENSQLFTGKSLRLGGSKELYKDNDTFFGDLSAILIDNMPFWAELSSTPSNRVSLMSEWESKLAAIIKESTQENVTSLAGVPSWMLVLLTNVIEKTGKDHLFQIWENLEVYFHGGVNFNPYHEQYKKLLPRKSFNYYEVYNASEGFFAIQDRNNSDELLLMLDYGIFYEFIPMDTYGTEEQKVLPLWEVEKDKNYAIIITTNAGLWRYKIGDTLRFTSIDPFRIKITGRTKHHINVFGEELIIENAEEALRSICLKTEAEIKDYTAGPIFMEGKEKGGHEWIIEFRKQPENIAYFTELLDNALKSLNSDYEAKRYNNSTLKMPKVHIARENLFYDWLKSKDKLGGQHKIPRLSNKRDYIDELLLVNK, via the coding sequence ATGCCCATACCCTTATTTAATTCTATTGCTTCTTGGCTGCTTAAAAAGCGTTATCATCAAATTGAACTTTTTTTAAAGTATCCTGCTGAGGTTCAGGAAGAGGTGTTGATGCAACTACTTTCCTTTGCTCGGGATACTGAATTTGGTAAAAAGCACGGTTTTAGTGGTATTTTGAGTTATCAAACCTTTAAAAATCGAGTTCCCATAATTTCCTATGAAGAACTCGAGCCCGATATTGAGCGTTCACGAAGAGGAGAACAGAATATTTTTTGGCCTACACATATAAAATGGTTTGCAAAAAGTAGTGGAACCACCAATGCAAAAAGTAAATTCATTCCAGTAAGTACAGAGGCTTTAGAGGATTGTCATTATAAATCAGGAAAAGATTTGCTCTGTTTGTACCTGAATAACAATGAAAACTCTCAGCTTTTTACAGGAAAAAGCCTGCGGCTTGGAGGGAGTAAAGAGTTATATAAAGACAACGATACTTTTTTTGGGGATTTATCTGCAATATTAATTGATAATATGCCTTTTTGGGCTGAATTGAGCAGTACGCCCAGTAATAGAGTGTCATTAATGAGTGAGTGGGAAAGTAAGCTGGCAGCCATTATAAAAGAAAGCACACAGGAAAATGTAACAAGTTTAGCCGGTGTTCCTTCTTGGATGTTGGTTTTACTTACTAATGTCATTGAGAAAACTGGAAAAGATCATTTGTTTCAAATTTGGGAAAACCTAGAGGTTTATTTTCACGGTGGGGTAAATTTTAATCCGTATCATGAACAGTATAAAAAACTACTTCCCAGAAAAAGTTTTAATTATTACGAGGTATATAATGCTTCAGAAGGGTTTTTTGCCATTCAAGACCGCAATAACTCGGATGAACTATTATTGATGCTTGATTACGGTATTTTTTATGAATTTATACCTATGGATACCTATGGAACGGAAGAACAAAAAGTACTGCCGCTTTGGGAGGTAGAAAAGGATAAAAATTATGCGATTATAATTACTACAAATGCTGGTTTGTGGCGTTATAAAATAGGGGATACCTTGAGGTTTACTTCAATAGACCCTTTTAGGATTAAAATTACAGGCAGAACAAAACATCATATTAATGTATTTGGTGAAGAATTGATTATTGAAAACGCCGAAGAGGCGCTCCGAAGCATATGCTTAAAAACAGAAGCTGAAATCAAAGATTATACAGCTGGTCCTATATTCATGGAAGGCAAAGAAAAAGGGGGTCACGAATGGATTATAGAGTTTAGAAAGCAACCTGAAAATATAGCCTATTTTACAGAACTTCTTGACAATGCGCTTAAATCCTTAAATTCTGACTATGAAGCCAAACGTTATAACAATAGCACTTTAAAGATGCCTAAAGTACATATTGCAAGAGAAAATTTGTTTTATGATTGGTTAAAGTCGAAAGATAAGTTGGGTGGACAGCATAAAATACCCAGGTTGTCTAATAAAAGGGACTATATCGATGAATTGCTTCTGGTAAACAAATAA
- a CDS encoding DUF2797 domain-containing protein: protein MLYEGVLKKMQTEIGSPIQYYMLFANDFLNVNQVINKELRIHFLKYQCLHCGEDKPIYRQGFCKNCFFDIPSAGDWIMRPELSTAHLDQEDRNLDYEKKVQLQPHIVYLANSSSVKVGVTRKSQVPTRWIDQGAHEAIEIVEVPNRYLAGITEVALKEYVSDKTNWRKMLKNDVLDENLSEWRTKLKSHIPKEVLPYYLTESIETQLEFPVLKYPTKVKSLNLDKTPKYQGTLVGIKGQYLIFEDDTVFNVRSNEGYYVSVQVG, encoded by the coding sequence ATGTTGTACGAAGGTGTTTTAAAAAAAATGCAAACAGAAATAGGAAGCCCCATTCAATACTATATGCTATTTGCCAATGACTTCTTAAATGTAAATCAGGTTATAAACAAGGAGCTTAGAATACATTTTTTAAAGTACCAGTGTTTACATTGCGGAGAAGATAAACCTATTTACCGACAAGGGTTTTGTAAAAATTGTTTTTTTGATATACCCTCGGCTGGTGATTGGATCATGCGACCCGAATTAAGCACCGCTCATTTAGATCAGGAAGATAGAAATTTAGACTATGAAAAAAAGGTGCAATTACAACCCCACATCGTTTATTTAGCAAATTCAAGCAGCGTCAAGGTTGGTGTAACTCGAAAATCACAAGTTCCCACTCGTTGGATAGATCAGGGCGCACATGAAGCTATTGAAATTGTTGAAGTTCCCAACCGTTATTTGGCAGGTATAACCGAGGTTGCTTTAAAAGAATATGTCAGTGATAAGACCAATTGGAGGAAAATGCTAAAAAATGACGTTTTAGACGAAAACCTCTCGGAATGGCGAACGAAACTGAAAAGTCATATTCCTAAAGAGGTTCTCCCTTATTATTTAACCGAAAGTATTGAAACTCAATTAGAATTTCCGGTTCTAAAGTATCCTACCAAAGTTAAAAGTCTAAACTTGGATAAAACGCCTAAGTACCAAGGTACTCTAGTTGGGATTAAGGGTCAATATTTAATCTTTGAAGATGATACGGTCTTTAATGTACGTAGCAATGAAGGGTATTATGTGTCGGTCCAGGTGGGGTAA
- a CDS encoding AsmA-like C-terminal region-containing protein codes for MKNKILKIVGIVFLLIIMVLVAAPFFLKGKIADIIKNKVNNNITATFDFEEADLSLFSSFPNATVRLKNISLINKAPFEGDTLFSSKEVALNMSIKELFKGADESIVIKSLTVDNAFLNILADAEGNVNYDIAIEDDNTSTADADKSETSDFTLSMESYAISNSKILYLDRESGIRFEIFEMNHSGTGDLSLEKSELDTKTSGLVSFEMDSTNYLNRNPVKLDALIGIDLNTNTYSFLKNEAMVNQLALVFDGFVKLNDDNQEVDISFKTASSDFKNFLAVIPAEYSKNLESVTTTGNFIVQGKFNGIVDEVYIPKFKIDIQSDNASFKYADLPKSVRNVYIDTEITNETGITEETFVDIRKLSFMIDEDRFNMTAKIQDLMGNTKVNSHIDGKMNLANIAKAYPVPADLNLEGLLALDINAAFDMASIENKQYEKTNINGNLNLKNFVYKSEELKSPVKINATSVTFNPKTVTLNELNGVTGQTDFKASGTINNLLGFMFNDENVEGIFNLSSTTFAVNDFMVEESTVPTAESTGKPTMAAAQVKIPSFLDATINATASNVIYDNLSLKNVSGTLIIKDEKATLQNMTSSIFGGNLAFNGEVSTKGVTPSFAMKLGMNNFKIGETFKALELFKILTPIANALQGQLNSDVVISGNLNDDFTPNLSTISGNLLAELLGTEVNPNQAEVLSALSSKLDFLNFDKLNLNGLKTALSFENGSVKVKPFTVNYQDIALDIAGSHTFDKKLNYSAVINVPAKYLGKDITSLIAKIDDSSLDNLTIPVVATIGGDYLSPNVTTDLTSGVKSLTTKLIEIEKQKLISKGKDKATDLIGGLLSGNKKTKDSLSDANTNTAVKGVLGGLLGGKKDSTAVKIDSAATNNGAVKDAAKSILGGLLNKKKKPEVKKDTVN; via the coding sequence ATGAAAAATAAAATTTTAAAAATAGTCGGAATAGTTTTTTTGCTAATTATCATGGTATTAGTCGCCGCTCCTTTCTTTCTAAAAGGTAAAATTGCCGATATTATCAAAAATAAAGTGAATAATAACATAACAGCTACCTTCGATTTTGAAGAGGCAGATCTATCACTTTTTTCCTCGTTTCCGAATGCTACGGTTAGGTTAAAGAATATTTCTTTAATCAATAAAGCTCCTTTTGAGGGCGACACTTTATTTTCTTCAAAAGAAGTAGCACTGAATATGTCAATCAAAGAATTATTCAAGGGAGCTGATGAATCTATTGTGATTAAAAGCCTAACCGTAGATAATGCATTTTTAAATATCTTGGCAGATGCAGAAGGAAATGTAAATTATGATATAGCCATAGAAGATGATAATACTAGTACTGCCGATGCTGATAAAAGCGAGACAAGTGATTTTACCCTTTCGATGGAATCTTACGCCATCAGCAATTCAAAAATTTTATATTTAGATAGAGAATCTGGAATACGTTTTGAAATCTTTGAAATGAATCATTCAGGAACGGGTGATTTATCTTTGGAGAAATCAGAATTAGACACAAAAACAAGTGGATTAGTATCTTTTGAAATGGATAGCACCAATTATTTGAATAGAAATCCTGTAAAGTTAGACGCTCTGATAGGGATAGATTTAAATACAAACACCTATTCATTCTTAAAAAATGAAGCTATGGTAAACCAGTTGGCTTTAGTTTTTGACGGTTTTGTAAAATTAAATGATGACAACCAAGAGGTGGATATAAGTTTTAAGACAGCTTCTTCAGATTTTAAAAACTTTTTGGCGGTTATCCCAGCTGAATATTCCAAAAATTTAGAATCGGTAACTACCACAGGTAATTTTATTGTGCAAGGTAAATTCAATGGAATTGTTGATGAGGTATATATTCCAAAATTTAAAATTGATATACAATCAGATAATGCATCTTTTAAATATGCAGATTTACCCAAGTCGGTGCGTAATGTTTATATCGATACAGAAATTACCAACGAAACAGGAATCACAGAAGAAACTTTTGTTGACATTCGTAAACTGTCTTTTATGATTGATGAAGATAGGTTTAATATGACTGCTAAAATTCAAGACTTAATGGGGAATACTAAGGTAAATTCTCATATTGATGGAAAAATGAACTTAGCAAATATTGCAAAAGCCTACCCGGTTCCGGCAGATTTAAATTTAGAAGGCTTGTTAGCACTCGATATTAATGCCGCTTTTGATATGGCATCCATCGAAAATAAACAATATGAAAAAACCAATATCAATGGAAATTTAAATTTAAAGAATTTTGTTTACAAATCGGAGGAGCTTAAAAGCCCGGTTAAAATCAATGCTACATCAGTGACATTTAACCCTAAAACAGTTACTTTAAATGAACTCAACGGGGTTACGGGTCAAACAGATTTTAAAGCCTCTGGTACTATAAATAATCTTTTGGGTTTTATGTTCAATGACGAAAATGTAGAAGGAATTTTTAATTTAAGTTCAACTACGTTTGCCGTAAATGATTTTATGGTAGAAGAGTCAACAGTTCCTACAGCTGAATCGACTGGTAAACCCACAATGGCTGCAGCTCAAGTGAAAATCCCTTCATTTTTAGATGCGACCATCAATGCCACGGCATCTAATGTTATTTACGACAATTTAAGTCTAAAAAATGTGTCAGGAACGCTGATTATAAAAGATGAGAAAGCAACTTTACAAAATATGACTTCATCAATTTTTGGTGGGAACTTAGCCTTTAATGGAGAGGTTTCTACGAAAGGAGTAACACCTAGCTTTGCGATGAAATTAGGCATGAATAACTTTAAAATTGGAGAGACCTTCAAAGCTTTAGAATTGTTTAAAATATTAACTCCAATCGCTAACGCCTTACAAGGACAATTAAATTCTGATGTGGTGATATCAGGTAATTTAAATGATGATTTTACCCCAAACTTATCTACTATTTCAGGTAATCTATTGGCGGAGCTTTTAGGAACAGAAGTGAATCCAAATCAGGCTGAAGTGTTATCGGCTTTAAGTTCTAAACTCGATTTTTTGAATTTTGATAAACTAAATCTTAATGGGTTAAAAACGGCACTTTCTTTTGAAAATGGCAGCGTAAAGGTAAAACCCTTTACTGTTAACTATCAAGATATTGCACTGGATATCGCTGGAAGTCACACTTTCGATAAAAAGCTTAATTATTCTGCAGTTATTAATGTTCCTGCCAAATATTTAGGAAAAGATATTACGAGTTTAATCGCAAAAATTGATGATTCGTCCCTTGATAATTTAACTATACCGGTCGTCGCTACTATTGGAGGCGATTATTTGAGTCCAAATGTGACTACTGATTTAACCTCTGGGGTTAAAAGTTTGACTACAAAATTAATTGAAATAGAAAAACAAAAATTAATAAGTAAAGGAAAGGACAAAGCGACAGACTTAATTGGCGGCTTACTTTCAGGAAACAAAAAAACCAAAGACTCCCTTTCAGATGCCAATACCAATACTGCTGTAAAAGGTGTTCTTGGAGGTTTGCTAGGAGGTAAAAAAGATTCAACCGCGGTTAAAATAGATTCAGCTGCAACAAATAATGGGGCGGTGAAAGATGCTGCAAAAAGTATTCTTGGTGGTCTGTTGAATAAAAAAAAGAAGCCTGAAGTAAAAAAAGATACGGTGAATTAA